One stretch of Natrinema salaciae DNA includes these proteins:
- a CDS encoding epoxide hydrolase family protein yields MTTDGDDSIRPFEVTVDRDDIDDLRARLDRTRWPDQLPDAGWAYGTELEFLRGLCEYWRDDFNWSAFEARLNAFDQYATTIDGQPLHFYHVRSPEPDATPLVLSHGWPGSVAEFLDVLGPLADPAAHGGDPADAFHVVAPSLPGFGFSGPTRERGYDVPRVADAVAELMARLGYDRYVAQGGDWGALVTALLGANYPDRVDAIHTNMLFLNPSSLEADDPTALLDEQGLADYRETAEFRDEETAYHEIQATKPQSLAYGLTDSPAGLAGWIGEKFRTWSDCGGDLESHIGRDRLLDNLSVYWLTETINSSMRIYYETDVGAATPDAVDVPTGHARYPAEVYKTPRVWAEEVYDITYWNDMPDGGHFAAMEVPDLFVEDLRSFVGEIG; encoded by the coding sequence ATGACGACGGACGGCGACGACTCGATTCGGCCGTTCGAGGTGACGGTCGATCGAGACGACATCGACGATCTGCGAGCGCGACTCGACCGGACGCGCTGGCCCGATCAGCTTCCCGACGCCGGATGGGCGTACGGAACTGAACTGGAATTCCTTCGGGGGCTCTGCGAGTACTGGCGCGACGACTTCAACTGGTCGGCGTTCGAGGCTCGACTCAACGCGTTCGATCAGTACGCGACGACGATCGACGGCCAGCCGCTGCACTTCTATCACGTGCGCTCGCCCGAACCCGACGCGACGCCGCTCGTCCTGAGTCACGGCTGGCCGGGTTCCGTCGCAGAGTTCCTCGACGTCCTCGGGCCGCTCGCGGACCCGGCGGCCCACGGCGGCGATCCGGCGGACGCGTTCCACGTCGTCGCCCCGTCGCTCCCGGGATTCGGATTCTCCGGTCCGACTCGAGAACGGGGATACGACGTTCCGCGGGTGGCCGACGCCGTCGCCGAACTGATGGCGCGACTCGGCTACGACCGGTACGTCGCACAGGGCGGCGACTGGGGCGCACTCGTCACTGCGCTCCTGGGTGCGAACTACCCCGACCGCGTGGACGCGATCCACACGAACATGCTGTTTCTGAACCCGTCGTCGCTCGAGGCCGACGACCCGACGGCCCTGCTCGACGAGCAGGGGCTGGCCGATTACCGGGAGACCGCGGAGTTCCGCGACGAGGAGACGGCGTACCACGAGATACAGGCGACGAAACCGCAGAGTCTGGCGTACGGGCTCACCGACTCGCCGGCCGGACTCGCGGGCTGGATCGGGGAGAAGTTCCGTACCTGGAGCGACTGCGGCGGCGACCTCGAGTCCCACATCGGTCGCGACCGCCTGCTCGACAATCTCAGCGTCTACTGGCTCACGGAGACGATCAATTCCTCGATGCGGATCTACTACGAGACCGACGTCGGCGCAGCGACGCCGGACGCCGTCGACGTCCCCACCGGTCACGCCCGCTACCCGGCGGAGGTGTACAAGACGCCTCGCGTCTGGGCGGAGGAGGTCTACGATATCACCTACTGGAACGACATGCCGGACGGCGGCCACTTCGCGGCGATGGAGGTACCCGACCTGTTCGTCGAAGACCTGCGGTCTTTCGTCGGCGAGATCGGGTAA
- a CDS encoding MFS transporter, producing the protein MRRVVDRGIAPFVVDRRVLALAGARMADGIGNSFLIIVIPLYVSSGIVSGTAFGLGESMITGLILSLFGFLNSSFQPLTGRQSDRRGRRKPFILVGLAGLATTNVAYVFAETYVSLLVIRGLQGISVAFIIPASIALVNELAATGNRGGNMGVYNTFRLIGFGAGPAVAGAVVSLGPYVLPGSVHVSGFDAAFYIAAITATTSYVLVTVLVSDADSTAANAGADLSIPILDRSGTNLLDPVFTLGVASFFMATSIALFSTIQPQVNVRLEQGATWFGLQFAAFIIAQVALQTPIGWACDRYGRRPFIVAGMTLLIPTTLVQGFLFSSVLMFVARLFQGVAAAMVFAPSLALAGDLASEGESGSKLSVLTMAFGYGIAAGPLSSGALVRFGFEVPFVFGTVLAAFGTILVYTQVEETLETTASVPVVGSD; encoded by the coding sequence ATGCGGAGAGTCGTCGATCGGGGTATCGCGCCGTTCGTCGTGGATCGACGGGTGCTCGCGCTGGCGGGTGCCCGGATGGCGGACGGGATCGGGAACTCGTTTCTGATCATCGTGATCCCACTGTACGTGAGCAGCGGGATCGTGAGCGGGACGGCGTTCGGCCTCGGCGAGTCGATGATTACCGGGCTGATCCTCTCGCTTTTCGGCTTTCTCAACAGCAGCTTTCAGCCGCTTACCGGCCGCCAGTCGGACCGGCGGGGGCGGCGCAAGCCGTTCATTCTGGTCGGGCTCGCCGGCCTCGCGACGACGAACGTGGCCTACGTCTTCGCGGAGACCTACGTCTCCCTGCTGGTCATTCGCGGGCTCCAGGGTATCAGCGTTGCCTTCATCATTCCGGCGTCGATCGCGCTCGTCAACGAACTCGCGGCGACCGGCAATCGCGGCGGGAATATGGGCGTCTACAACACGTTCCGGCTGATCGGCTTCGGTGCCGGCCCGGCGGTGGCCGGAGCGGTCGTCAGTCTCGGCCCGTACGTACTCCCCGGTAGCGTCCACGTCTCCGGATTCGACGCCGCGTTCTACATCGCGGCGATCACGGCGACGACCAGCTACGTGCTGGTGACGGTACTGGTCTCCGACGCCGACTCGACGGCCGCGAACGCCGGTGCCGATCTCTCGATCCCGATCCTCGATCGGTCGGGCACCAACCTGCTCGACCCCGTCTTCACGCTCGGTGTCGCCTCGTTTTTCATGGCGACCTCGATCGCGCTGTTTTCGACGATCCAGCCGCAGGTCAACGTCCGCCTCGAGCAGGGGGCGACCTGGTTCGGCCTCCAGTTCGCGGCCTTCATCATCGCGCAGGTCGCCCTCCAGACGCCCATCGGCTGGGCCTGTGACCGGTACGGTCGCCGGCCGTTCATCGTCGCCGGGATGACGTTACTGATCCCGACGACGCTCGTGCAGGGGTTTCTCTTCTCGTCCGTGCTGATGTTCGTGGCCCGGCTGTTTCAGGGGGTCGCCGCCGCGATGGTGTTTGCCCCGTCACTGGCGCTCGCGGGCGACCTCGCCAGCGAGGGCGAGTCAGGCTCGAAGCTGTCGGTGCTCACGATGGCCTTCGGCTACGGCATCGCGGCCGGCCCGCTGTCGTCGGGCGCGCTGGTCAGGTTCGGCTTCGAAGTCCCGTTCGTCTTCGGGACCGTCCTCGCCGCGTTCGGAACGATTCTGGTCTACACGCAGGTCGAAGAGACGCTCGAGACGACGGCCTCGGTGCCGGTCGTCGGGAGCGACTGA
- a CDS encoding DUF5789 family protein: MTEVKLSRVESVFEELEYPVTNDRAATELADVTLLLADGERNLGALIERSETDRFESAADLGSELNNVLPREAVGEPYQSEGEG; encoded by the coding sequence ATGACCGAGGTCAAACTCAGCCGCGTCGAATCCGTCTTCGAGGAACTCGAGTACCCCGTCACGAACGACCGGGCCGCGACCGAGCTCGCGGACGTCACGCTCCTGCTCGCGGACGGCGAGCGAAACCTTGGCGCGCTGATCGAACGAAGCGAGACCGACCGCTTCGAGTCGGCCGCCGATCTCGGGTCGGAGCTCAACAACGTCCTCCCGCGGGAGGCGGTCGGCGAGCCGTATCAGTCGGAAGGCGAGGGGTAA
- a CDS encoding transcription factor S: protein MEFCDECGSMMKADDGSWECGSCGFTKPKGDAAQYTVTDDQEASEIIESSGETSLPETDAICPECGNGRAHWYMQQIRSADESETRFFICTECEHKWREDDN from the coding sequence ATGGAATTCTGCGACGAATGCGGTTCGATGATGAAAGCCGACGACGGCAGCTGGGAGTGCGGGAGTTGTGGCTTCACGAAGCCGAAGGGCGACGCCGCCCAGTACACCGTCACCGACGATCAGGAGGCCAGCGAGATCATCGAGTCCTCCGGCGAGACCTCCCTCCCCGAAACCGACGCGATCTGTCCCGAGTGCGGCAACGGCCGCGCCCACTGGTACATGCAACAGATCCGGTCGGCCGACGAGTCCGAGACGCGCTTCTTTATCTGCACCGAGTGCGAGCACAAGTGGCGCGAGGACGACAACTAA
- a CDS encoding methyltransferase domain-containing protein yields the protein MSGSDSADDDAVDDETAPDGDRVPVLLVRGDREYLVEPGDEMGTDLGVLEVPPDVQSGDTLETHLGDEFQVRRLRGPDLFHHFERTGAPMVPRDIGLVIGETGIARGDRVLDAGTGTGVLAAMMARAGASVVTYERDADFADVARENMALGGVSDAVDVRTGDVLAEIDDLEPSSFDVLTLDTGDAPAMVEHAPDLLVDGGFVAVYSPFIESTREVAETAREVGLSNVTTRETIQREMQFDERGSRPTTAPVGHTGYLTVARNE from the coding sequence GTGAGCGGATCCGACAGCGCGGACGACGACGCAGTCGACGACGAGACGGCACCCGACGGCGACCGCGTGCCGGTCCTGCTCGTCCGCGGCGACCGCGAGTACCTCGTCGAACCGGGCGACGAGATGGGAACCGACCTCGGCGTGCTCGAGGTCCCCCCGGACGTGCAGTCCGGCGACACCCTCGAGACGCATCTGGGCGACGAGTTCCAGGTGCGTCGACTGCGCGGCCCGGACCTCTTTCACCACTTCGAACGGACGGGCGCGCCGATGGTCCCCCGCGACATCGGGCTGGTGATCGGCGAGACGGGGATCGCCCGCGGCGACCGGGTGCTCGACGCCGGCACCGGAACGGGCGTGCTCGCGGCGATGATGGCCCGCGCCGGCGCGTCGGTCGTGACCTACGAGCGCGACGCCGACTTCGCCGACGTCGCTCGCGAGAACATGGCGCTCGGCGGCGTCTCGGACGCCGTCGACGTCCGAACCGGCGACGTGTTAGCGGAGATCGACGACCTCGAGCCGTCGTCGTTCGACGTGCTGACCCTCGATACGGGCGACGCGCCCGCGATGGTCGAGCACGCGCCGGACTTGCTCGTCGACGGCGGCTTCGTCGCGGTCTACAGCCCCTTCATCGAGTCGACGCGCGAGGTCGCGGAGACGGCCCGCGAAGTCGGCCTGTCGAACGTCACTACTCGAGAGACGATTCAACGCGAGATGCAGTTCGACGAGCGGGGGTCGCGGCCGACGACCGCACCGGTCGGCCACACCGGTTATCTGACGGTCGCGCGCAACGAGTAG
- a CDS encoding nascent polypeptide-associated complex protein translates to MFGGGGGGLNPRKMEQMMEQMGIDVEDIDAEEVIIRTDEYDLVFDDAEVTKMDARGQETYQVIGSPEEVEAGSAGGSADDAGSDAGPSIPDEDVELVATRAGVSEDEAREALEDNDGDLAAAVGSLE, encoded by the coding sequence ATGTTCGGAGGAGGCGGCGGCGGACTCAACCCGCGCAAGATGGAACAGATGATGGAACAGATGGGCATCGACGTCGAGGACATCGACGCCGAGGAGGTCATCATCCGCACCGACGAGTACGACCTCGTATTCGACGACGCCGAGGTCACCAAGATGGACGCCCGCGGACAGGAGACCTACCAGGTCATCGGCTCGCCCGAAGAGGTCGAAGCCGGCTCGGCCGGCGGGAGCGCCGACGACGCCGGGAGCGATGCCGGCCCGTCGATCCCCGACGAGGACGTCGAACTCGTCGCCACGCGTGCCGGCGTGAGCGAGGACGAGGCCCGCGAGGCCCTCGAGGACAACGACGGCGATCTCGCCGCGGCAGTCGGCTCCCTCGAGTGA
- a CDS encoding SDR family oxidoreductase, which yields MLRKPDLSGQTAFITGTTRGIGKALALALAEQGCNIVSTGKTVDDSDSDLEGTIHRTADECAEKGVDTHAIQLDVRDEDAVDAAVTEAIDEMGEINIVINNASAIQMGGVEDLPANRYDLLNEVNVRGTYLVSRGFIDHLRDVEEDAWILTNAPPVEIDRAPGKSAYAWSKMGMSFVTLSLAQELASDDIGCNSFWPVTAIDTRATRYFEMGTEDDWRTPEIVSDTVLEILNRDPAEFTGNRVYDEDFLREAGVEDFSTYNLTDGDPAPMSAQLFDPSYSRPEGGS from the coding sequence ATGCTACGAAAACCGGATTTGAGCGGCCAGACCGCATTCATTACGGGGACGACGCGGGGCATCGGAAAAGCGCTCGCGCTCGCGCTCGCCGAACAGGGCTGTAACATCGTCTCGACGGGCAAGACGGTCGACGACTCGGACTCCGACCTCGAGGGGACGATCCACCGGACGGCCGACGAGTGCGCCGAGAAAGGCGTCGACACGCACGCGATCCAGTTGGACGTCCGCGACGAGGACGCCGTCGACGCGGCCGTCACGGAAGCGATCGACGAGATGGGCGAGATCAACATCGTCATCAACAACGCCTCGGCGATCCAGATGGGGGGCGTCGAGGACCTTCCGGCCAACCGGTACGACCTCCTGAACGAGGTCAACGTGCGCGGCACCTACCTCGTCTCGCGGGGCTTCATCGACCACCTCCGGGACGTCGAGGAGGACGCCTGGATTCTGACGAACGCGCCGCCGGTCGAGATCGATCGCGCGCCGGGGAAGTCGGCCTACGCCTGGTCGAAGATGGGGATGTCCTTCGTCACGCTGTCGCTAGCGCAGGAACTGGCGAGCGACGATATCGGCTGCAACTCCTTCTGGCCGGTGACGGCCATCGATACGCGCGCGACCCGCTACTTCGAGATGGGGACCGAAGACGACTGGCGGACGCCGGAAATCGTCTCGGATACCGTCCTGGAGATCCTGAACCGCGACCCCGCCGAATTCACCGGGAACCGCGTCTACGACGAGGATTTCCTCCGTGAGGCCGGCGTCGAGGACTTCTCGACGTACAATCTGACCGACGGCGACCCGGCACCGATGTCGGCACAGCTCTTCGATCCGAGCTACTCACGCCCCGAAGGCGGGTCGTAG
- a CDS encoding HD domain-containing protein produces MAAEFDALLEALELKDERRTGWVLRGIESPESVAAHTWGMATLCLLYADRADGDVDRERAVSMALVHDLAEARIGDIATRADDADQRVSADDKAARERAAITDLLEPFADRGPDSDPDSDPDFDSDSTVDVVALWEEYEARETATARFVKDMDLIDNCLQALKYERESRYDGSDGTDAFAEYEDLDEFFATAAPRLRTTVGETLFEGIKTRYEREIGRECRL; encoded by the coding sequence ATGGCCGCCGAATTCGACGCCCTGCTCGAAGCCCTTGAGCTGAAAGACGAGCGCAGAACGGGATGGGTCCTCCGCGGGATCGAGTCGCCGGAGTCGGTCGCGGCACATACCTGGGGGATGGCGACGCTGTGCCTGTTGTACGCCGACCGCGCCGACGGAGACGTGGACCGTGAACGCGCGGTTTCGATGGCGCTGGTCCACGACCTCGCGGAGGCGCGGATCGGCGATATCGCGACTCGAGCCGACGACGCCGACCAGCGGGTGTCCGCCGACGACAAAGCGGCCCGCGAGCGAGCGGCGATTACCGACTTGCTCGAGCCGTTCGCGGACCGCGGCCCCGACTCCGATCCCGATTCCGATCCCGATTTCGATTCCGATTCCACCGTCGACGTCGTGGCGCTCTGGGAGGAGTACGAAGCCCGCGAGACGGCCACCGCACGGTTCGTCAAGGACATGGATCTGATCGACAACTGCCTGCAGGCGCTCAAATACGAACGCGAGAGCCGCTACGACGGCTCCGACGGGACCGACGCGTTCGCCGAGTACGAGGACCTCGACGAGTTCTTCGCGACGGCCGCCCCGCGGCTCCGGACGACGGTCGGCGAAACGCTGTTCGAGGGGATCAAAACGCGATACGAACGGGAGATCGGGCGGGAGTGTCGGTTGTAG
- a CDS encoding PUA domain-containing protein, with the protein MSEPADGSAGLPQLRTVADYQFGAGAGAALFPPDESLTVKRTTSGRPQQVHADAGRIVSFGTDGRFTLGLEGGRRLDAALAAPAYRVVVDDESEPFVRDEKNVFAKFVLEVGDEIRPGDEVLVVHERGELLAVGTAQLDAGAIRDFETGMAVNVREGAPVEP; encoded by the coding sequence ATGAGCGAGCCAGCAGACGGGAGCGCGGGCCTCCCCCAGCTCCGGACCGTCGCGGACTACCAGTTCGGCGCAGGCGCGGGCGCGGCCCTGTTCCCGCCGGACGAATCGCTGACGGTCAAACGAACCACCTCGGGCCGGCCCCAGCAGGTCCACGCCGACGCGGGCCGGATCGTCTCCTTCGGCACCGACGGCCGGTTCACCCTCGGTCTCGAGGGCGGTCGGCGGCTCGACGCCGCCCTCGCCGCGCCCGCCTACCGCGTCGTGGTCGACGACGAGAGCGAACCGTTCGTCCGCGACGAGAAGAACGTCTTCGCGAAGTTCGTCCTCGAGGTCGGCGACGAGATCAGGCCGGGCGACGAGGTGCTGGTCGTCCACGAGCGCGGCGAGTTGCTCGCGGTCGGGACGGCGCAGCTCGACGCCGGGGCGATTCGGGACTTCGAGACGGGGATGGCGGTGAACGTGCGCGAGGGCGCACCGGTGGAGCCGTAG
- a CDS encoding LabA-like NYN domain-containing protein yields MTEIHPGQRVAVLVDAQNLYHTAQSLHSRNIDYSALLEKAVQDRQLTRAIAYVIRAESPEEESFFEALIDIGFEPKIKDIKTFADGTKKADWDVGMSLDAVTLANHVDTIVLCTGDGDFSRLCSHLRHEGVRVEVMAFQSSTAEELIEASDSFLDLGDRHETFLL; encoded by the coding sequence ATGACGGAAATTCACCCCGGTCAGCGCGTCGCCGTCCTCGTCGACGCCCAGAACCTCTACCACACCGCACAGAGCCTCCACAGCCGGAACATCGACTACTCCGCGCTGCTCGAGAAGGCCGTTCAGGACCGCCAGCTTACACGCGCGATCGCGTACGTGATCCGCGCGGAGTCGCCCGAGGAGGAGAGTTTCTTCGAGGCGCTGATCGACATCGGTTTCGAACCGAAGATCAAGGACATCAAGACCTTCGCCGACGGGACGAAGAAAGCCGACTGGGACGTCGGAATGAGCCTCGACGCGGTGACGCTGGCGAACCACGTCGACACGATCGTTCTCTGTACCGGCGACGGCGACTTCTCGCGGCTCTGTTCGCACCTGCGCCACGAGGGCGTCCGCGTCGAGGTGATGGCCTTCCAGTCCTCGACGGCCGAGGAACTCATCGAAGCGTCCGACTCGTTCCTCGATCTCGGCGACCGGCACGAGACGTTCCTGCTCTGA
- a CDS encoding M48 family metallopeptidase, with protein MTDFGLKVRMAVVGSILFAFYMLVGAFGLAMFGFGAWPLVLLGLLVLPVIQYKIGTWSATRRAEEMPEEGQYQDIHRMTDSLCRDMGIDKPTLMVMDMGVPNAFATGRKGNGVVVVSTELIRLLQRDELEGVIAHELAHIKNRDVLAMVLGSSIAMMVGWVAYMVYMMGGERNIGSIIVGMVISNIAQMLVMIFVLAISRYREYVADEDARQYIGSGDPLARALEKISTGAQGRESQVDDSVSALCIFNSETGLLQTLFATHPPTEKRIQKLRS; from the coding sequence ATGACAGATTTCGGATTGAAGGTGCGAATGGCGGTCGTCGGATCGATCCTGTTCGCGTTCTACATGCTCGTCGGGGCCTTCGGCCTGGCGATGTTCGGCTTCGGTGCGTGGCCCCTCGTTCTACTGGGACTGCTCGTGTTGCCGGTCATCCAGTACAAGATCGGGACGTGGTCGGCGACCAGACGGGCAGAAGAGATGCCCGAAGAGGGACAGTACCAGGATATTCACCGGATGACCGACTCCCTGTGCCGGGATATGGGGATCGACAAACCCACACTGATGGTCATGGACATGGGCGTCCCCAACGCCTTCGCGACCGGTCGGAAGGGGAACGGCGTCGTCGTCGTCTCGACGGAGCTCATTCGACTCCTCCAGCGCGACGAACTCGAGGGCGTGATCGCTCACGAACTCGCCCACATCAAGAACCGCGACGTCCTCGCGATGGTGCTCGGCAGTTCCATCGCCATGATGGTCGGCTGGGTCGCCTACATGGTCTACATGATGGGCGGCGAGCGTAACATCGGGAGCATCATCGTCGGCATGGTCATCTCGAACATCGCACAGATGCTCGTGATGATCTTCGTCCTCGCCATCTCGCGCTACCGCGAGTACGTCGCCGACGAGGACGCCCGCCAGTACATCGGGAGCGGCGATCCGCTCGCCCGCGCACTCGAGAAGATCTCCACCGGTGCACAGGGCCGCGAATCGCAGGTCGACGACAGCGTGAGCGCCCTGTGTATCTTCAACTCGGAGACGGGGCTCCTGCAGACGCTGTTCGCGACCCACCCGCCGACGGAGAAGCGCATCCAGAAGCTCCGCAGCTAA
- the dapA gene encoding 4-hydroxy-tetrahydrodipicolinate synthase, whose amino-acid sequence MTAIDLSGVFPAMCTPFDEDERIDFETLQADAKRLEAAGVDGLVPVGSTGESATLTHDEHVRVVEAVIEAVDDVPVIAGTGSNNTREALELSERAAEAGADGLLLISPYYNKPEQRGLVEHYRTIADAVDLPQIVYNVPSRTGRNIEPDTAVELASHENVAGFKAASGDLGQIGEIAERTTDEDFAILSGDDALTLPVISVGGTGTISVAANIEPERTCAMVGAALDGDYERARNLHHELGPLFRGLFVETNPIPVKEAMQIRGYGPARMRSPLTRLADEYREGLEAVLADLERDETEIADAAERDR is encoded by the coding sequence ATGACAGCTATCGACCTTTCGGGCGTCTTTCCCGCGATGTGCACGCCCTTCGACGAGGACGAACGGATCGACTTCGAAACACTGCAGGCAGACGCCAAGCGCCTCGAGGCCGCGGGCGTCGACGGGCTCGTCCCGGTCGGCTCGACCGGCGAATCGGCGACGCTGACCCACGACGAACACGTCCGCGTCGTCGAGGCGGTCATCGAGGCCGTCGACGACGTGCCCGTCATCGCGGGCACGGGCTCGAACAACACGCGCGAGGCGCTCGAGCTCTCCGAACGCGCCGCCGAGGCGGGCGCGGACGGCCTGTTGCTCATCTCGCCGTACTACAACAAGCCCGAGCAGCGCGGGCTGGTCGAGCACTACCGGACGATCGCGGACGCGGTCGACCTGCCCCAGATCGTCTACAACGTCCCCTCGCGGACGGGCCGAAACATCGAACCCGACACGGCCGTCGAACTCGCGAGCCACGAGAACGTCGCGGGCTTCAAGGCCGCGAGCGGCGACCTGGGACAGATCGGCGAGATCGCCGAGCGCACGACCGACGAGGACTTTGCGATCCTCTCGGGCGACGACGCGCTCACCCTGCCGGTCATCTCGGTCGGCGGAACCGGCACGATCAGCGTCGCCGCGAACATCGAACCCGAACGGACCTGTGCGATGGTCGGCGCGGCACTCGACGGCGATTACGAACGCGCACGCAATCTCCACCACGAACTCGGACCGCTCTTCCGCGGACTCTTCGTCGAGACCAACCCGATCCCGGTCAAGGAAGCCATGCAGATCCGCGGCTACGGCCCCGCTCGCATGCGTTCGCCGCTCACCCGACTGGCCGACGAGTACCGCGAGGGCCTCGAGGCCGTCCTCGCCGACCTCGAGCGCGACGAGACCGAGATCGCCGACGCGGCGGAGCGTGATCGATGA
- the dapB gene encoding 4-hydroxy-tetrahydrodipicolinate reductase: protein MTVRLGVTGATGRMGRAVLSAATGREDCEVVFAVNRDPDGESVEGIDIESAAAFDSLVADREPTAVIDFTGPESAANYARTCADAGVAFVTGTTGFDDDAYADLEAASEETAVLHAPNFARGVQALVNVVGEAVRNLQGYDVELVETHHNGKRDAPSGTANRLLEEIEANGDFGERTHGREGEAPREAGEIGVHALRAGDITGEHEIVLAGNHEEVRLTHRAEDRGVFAAGAVDAAVWIAGQKAGWYDFADVIDA from the coding sequence ATGACCGTCCGGCTCGGCGTCACGGGAGCGACCGGTCGCATGGGCCGAGCGGTACTGAGCGCCGCGACGGGGCGCGAGGACTGCGAAGTCGTCTTCGCCGTCAACCGGGACCCCGACGGCGAGAGCGTCGAGGGCATCGATATCGAGTCGGCAGCCGCGTTCGATTCGCTGGTCGCCGACCGCGAGCCGACCGCCGTGATCGACTTCACCGGTCCGGAGTCCGCGGCCAACTACGCGCGGACCTGCGCCGACGCGGGCGTCGCGTTCGTCACCGGGACGACCGGGTTCGACGACGACGCGTACGCGGATCTCGAGGCGGCCAGCGAGGAGACCGCGGTGCTCCACGCGCCGAACTTCGCCCGCGGCGTGCAGGCGCTGGTCAACGTCGTCGGCGAGGCGGTCCGGAACCTGCAGGGATACGACGTCGAACTCGTCGAGACCCACCACAACGGAAAGCGCGACGCCCCGAGCGGGACCGCGAACCGCCTGCTCGAGGAGATCGAAGCCAACGGAGACTTCGGCGAGCGCACGCACGGCCGCGAGGGCGAGGCCCCGCGCGAGGCGGGCGAGATCGGGGTCCACGCGCTGCGCGCGGGCGACATCACGGGTGAACACGAGATCGTTCTCGCGGGCAACCACGAGGAGGTTCGTCTCACCCACCGCGCCGAGGATCGCGGCGTGTTCGCCGCGGGCGCGGTCGACGCGGCGGTCTGGATCGCTGGACAAAAGGCGGGCTGGTACGACTTTGCGGACGTGATCGACGCATGA
- a CDS encoding 2,3,4,5-tetrahydropyridine-2,6-dicarboxylate N-succinyltransferase → MSALETEIDELWERKRSGEVSAETAGEDEYATLSAFLDALEDGEIRAAEKSGGEWEANEWVKQGILLNFGLRATEPREYGGVTYNDVLPLADSSEYGDRGSRNTPDGTVVRRGANIGADCILMSPAFVNVGARVGDGTLVDSCDTVGSCAQIGDNVKLGANTLIGGVLEPVEDAPVIVEDNVSLGAGCRVTSGFVVGENSVVGENTLLTPRIPVYDLVEEEVLYGELPADRRAFTRFVESSISDHDLFDGGAYKPAVVATDLQTETLEATEREDALRE, encoded by the coding sequence ATGAGCGCACTCGAGACCGAGATCGACGAGCTGTGGGAGCGCAAACGGAGCGGCGAGGTCAGCGCCGAGACCGCCGGCGAGGACGAATACGCGACGCTTTCCGCCTTCCTCGACGCCCTCGAGGACGGTGAGATCCGCGCCGCCGAGAAGTCCGGCGGCGAGTGGGAGGCCAACGAGTGGGTCAAGCAGGGCATCCTGCTCAACTTCGGCCTGCGCGCGACCGAGCCCCGCGAGTACGGCGGCGTCACGTACAACGACGTCCTCCCGCTGGCTGACTCGAGCGAGTACGGCGACCGAGGGAGCCGCAACACGCCGGACGGGACGGTCGTCCGCCGCGGCGCGAACATCGGCGCGGACTGCATCCTGATGAGCCCCGCGTTCGTCAACGTCGGCGCTCGCGTCGGCGACGGCACGCTCGTCGACTCCTGTGACACCGTCGGGTCGTGCGCCCAGATCGGTGACAACGTCAAACTCGGCGCGAACACCCTCATCGGCGGCGTGCTCGAGCCGGTCGAGGACGCGCCTGTCATCGTCGAGGACAACGTTTCGCTCGGCGCGGGCTGTCGCGTCACGAGCGGGTTCGTCGTCGGCGAGAACAGCGTCGTCGGCGAGAACACGCTGCTGACGCCGCGCATTCCGGTCTACGACCTCGTCGAAGAGGAGGTCCTCTACGGCGAACTGCCCGCCGATCGGCGCGCGTTCACCCGCTTCGTCGAGTCCTCGATCAGCGATCACGACCTCTTCGACGGCGGCGCGTACAAGCCCGCCGTCGTCGCGACGGATCTGCAGACGGAGACGCTCGAGGCGACCGAGCGCGAGGACGCGCTTCGCGAATAA